A window from Populus trichocarpa isolate Nisqually-1 chromosome 3, P.trichocarpa_v4.1, whole genome shotgun sequence encodes these proteins:
- the LOC7461937 gene encoding protein IQ-domain 26 gives MGRATRWLKGLLGMKKDRDKERDDVATPISSDKKEKKRWSFSKSGKDDAPATLSGNMKDAAWLSSYLSETEREQNKHAIAVAAATAAAADAAVAAAQAAVAVVRLTSHGRGTMLGGGKEKWAAVKIQTVFRGYLARKALRALKGLVKLQAVVRGYLVRKRAAATLHSMQALIRAQNSVLSQHARRWLNKEIRFSEHRPRKSLERFDDMRSEFHSKRLSTSYDTTVFDESPKIVEIDTYKPRSRSRRINIALSECGEELPYQAISSPLPCPTPARISIPECKHYQDLEWYFTGEECRFSTAHSTPRFANSARCNAPATPARSICGDAYFKPYSNFHNYMANTQSFKAKLRSHSAPKQRPDPGSKKRLPLNEIMASRNSISGVRMQRSCTKVDEDLVIEELVSEEGRSYPK, from the exons ATGGGCAGAGCTACAAGGTGGCTAAAGGGCTTATTGGGCATGAAGAAAGACAGAGATAAAGAAAGAGACGATGTTGCCACACCAATTTCAAGTgacaagaaagagaagaaaaggtggAGCTTTTCCAAATCAGGGAAGGATGACGCTCCAGCGACTCTTTCAGGGAACATGAAAGATGCTGCCTGGCTCAGTTCCTACCTTTCTGAGACGGAAAGAGAGCAGAACAAGCATGCAATTGCAGTGGCAGCAGCCACAGCTGCAGCAGCTGATGCTGCAGTGGCTGCAGCTCAGGCAGCGGTTGCCGTCGTGAGGCTCACCAGCCATGGCAGAGGCACAATGTTGGGTGGAGGGAAGGAGAAATGGGCTGCAGTAAAAATTCAAACTGTCTTTAGAGGCTACTTG GCCCGAAAAGCTCTTCGCGCATTGAAAGGGCTGGTTAAGCTACAAGCTGTTGTTAGGGGCTATTTAGTCCGAAAACGGGCTGCTGCAACTCTTCATAGTATGCAAGCTCTCATAAGAGCTCAAAATTCTGTTCTGTCTCAACATGCTCGTCGTTGGTTGAACAAAGAGATTAGATTTTCTGAACACAGGCCACGAAAATCCTTG GAGAGGTTTGATGATATGAGAAGTGAATTTCACAGCAAGAGGCTATCCACATCTTATGACACGACTGTATTTGATGAAAGCCCTAAGATAGTTGAAATTGACACCTACAAGCCAAGATCAAGATCTCGTAGGATTAATATTGCACTATCAGAATGTGGTGAAGAACTTCCCTACCAGGCTATCTCGTCACCTCTTCCTTGTCCTACACCAGCTAGAATCTCCATCCCTGAGTGCAAACATTATCAAGATCTTGAGTGGTACTTCACTGGCGAGGAATGTAGGTTCTCCACTGCACACAGTACTCCAAGATTTGCAAACTCTGCCCGGTGCAATGCCCCTGCCACACCGGCAAGGAGCATTTGCGGAGATGCCTACTTTAAGCCTTATTCGAACTTCCACAATTACATGGCAAACACGCAATCCTTTAAGGCCAAATTGAGGTCTCATAGTGCGCCAAAACAAAGGCCGGATCCAGGATCAAAGAAGAGGCTTCCACTCAATGAAATAATGGCTTCCAGAAATAGCATAAGCGGCGTCAGAATGCAGCGGTCATGCACCAAAGTTGATGAAGATTTGGTCATCGAGGAATTGGTTAGTGAAGAGGGGCGTTCTTATCCGAAGTGA